The Deltaproteobacteria bacterium region CAAGATGCACCGGAAGATTTTGTCATCGCTACAGGCGTGCAATACAGTGTTCGCGATTTTATCAATGCGGCGGCAACAGAACTGGAAATGAAAATCCGCTGGGAAGGCAAGGGGTTGGACGAGATCGGCTATTGGTGTTCGAACGGTACGACGGTTGAAGATAAGCCGATTGTTCGCATTGATCCCCGCTATTTCCGGCCCACAGAGGTGGAAACCCTTTTAGGCGACTCGACCAAAGCACGAGATAAACTTGGATGGATGCCGAAAATCTCCTTTCAAGAGCTTGTTGCCGAAATGGCCAGAGAGGACTTTAAAATGGCTGAACGGGACAAGCTGGTGAGAACAAGCGGTTATACGGTGTACTGCCATCATGAGTGAGTTTTCAAGTAAATGAGAATCTATACCGAATTTTCCATCGGGACATTGGTCGACTTACGTTGTCCGACATGGCAGGTCTGGCGGATAGCCGGTAAGCGCTTCCCTTTTCCCGCTTTGCGGCCCTGTCATTAAAACCATGCTCACCGTTCAGGAACGGGGACTCCCGTTCATCACATTGAAAGAAGCGACAATTCGCGTCAGGGATCGGTTTATTCTGCCCGGGACGTCCTGGGAAATCAGAACCGGCGAACAGTGGGCCGTACTGGGCCCCAACGGGGCCGGTAAATCCTCCCTGGTCAAGGCGCTCACGGGCGAGCTGCCCTGCGTGCGCGGCAGGATCACGCGTCACTTTCGGAAAGAGACCCGCGAGGCCGTCGGTTACGTCTCTTTTGACCTTCAGGAATATCTCGTCGCGGCGGAAGACGCCCACGACATGGGGCACAACGGACTGGAAGGGCGGTTGAAGGCAAGGGAGACGATTCTCGAAGGCTTTTGTGATCGTCCCGCCGACATGGACGCGTTCAACCGGATCGTGGACCTGCTGGGGATTCGCCGCCTCCTCGACAGGAGGTTTCGTCATCTTTCCTCCGGAGAGATGAGAAGGGTAATCATCGCCCGGGCGCTCATCAGGTCACCGGAAATGCTCATCCTGGACGAGCCCTTTGCGGGTCTGGACGCCCGCTCCCGGAAGACCGTGCGGGAGACGATCGAGGGGCTCATTGCCGGGGGCATGCAGGTAATTCTCGTGACTCATCGCCAAGAGGAGATCTTCCCGTGGATTTCCCATGTTATTTGCCTGAAAAATGGCAGGGTGTTTTCCCAGGGATCGAGGGATGAGGTGCTCACGCCGGAAAATCTCAAAAGACTGTATCTTCGCGAGCAGAGTGGGACCCGGCCAGGTCTGGACCGGGGCCGTGCCCTTGACACCGCCGCCGGCG contains the following coding sequences:
- a CDS encoding ATP-binding cassette domain-containing protein, with translation MKEATIRVRDRFILPGTSWEIRTGEQWAVLGPNGAGKSSLVKALTGELPCVRGRITRHFRKETREAVGYVSFDLQEYLVAAEDAHDMGHNGLEGRLKARETILEGFCDRPADMDAFNRIVDLLGIRRLLDRRFRHLSSGEMRRVIIARALIRSPEMLILDEPFAGLDARSRKTVRETIEGLIAGGMQVILVTHRQEEIFPWISHVICLKNGRVFSQGSRDEVLTPENLKRLYLREQSGTRPGLDRGRALDTAAGGTGEIMVEMRQVTVKYGEATILDHLDWTVRRGENWAVVGPNGSGKSTLLSLVTADNPQAYANEIYLFGRRRGTGESLWEIKRRIGMVSAELQVRYRRDITVYDVTASGLFESIGLYRRLTATQTEQVERWLGFFGIADMAHRIFTRLSYGERRMILLARAMVKSPEMLVLDEPCQGLDGENRRLFLDMVEMVGSRTDTTVIYVTHYESEIPKCTNRILRLEKPLCSLPS